The Chthoniobacterales bacterium sequence GAAGTGAGACGGCATGCGTGTTTTCAAAATATTCTCTCCTTTAGAAAGGGAAGGCCAATTTTCGGAGTCGGTGTCTGTTTGATAGGACCAAAAAAGAAGCTCGCCACTCTCCGCATAAATGGCGCAGCCGATCGTGAGGGAGGGATCGGGGTTTTCAACACGTGCTTTAAGATAAATCCAAATCTCCGACTCGTTGGATACAGGCATGGTCAGTAGATCGCCGTTCCTGTTTCCCAAATAGAATTCCTCAGGTGAGAAGTAAGGATTGCTAGTGGAGGTGTTTGCCGGCTTCCAACTCGCCACACCCTTCGTTTCTGCGTCAGTTCCGCCAAATAGATAATTTTGGGTGACTTCGCGAATATCCCGGCTGTCGGCCTTGATGCGGCCGGAGTCGAGTTGGATCACTCTACTGCAGAGTTGCTCGATAGCATTGATCTGGTGGCTGACGAATAACACCGTTCGCCCAGACGACGTTACCTGGCCCATTTTTCCGAGGCATCTTTTCTGGAAGGCGGCGTCGCCCACGGCGAGGACTTCATCGACGATCAAAATCTCCGGCTCGAGGTGGGCGGCCACGGCAAAGGCGAGTCGCATATACATGCCCGAGCTGTAGCGCTTCACCGGGGTGTCGAGAAATTTTTCGACCTCGGCAAAGGCGACGATCTCGTCAAATTTGGAGCGCACTTCCATGCGACTCATGCCGAGGATGGAGCCGTTTAGGTAAATGTTTTCGCGCCCGGTCAACTCCTGGTGAAACCCGGTGCCGACTTCCAATAAACTGGCGACGCGCCCGTGGAGATCGATGCTGCCGGTGCTGGGTTCCGTGATTCGGCTAAGGAGTTTGAGCAAGGTAGATTTGCCCGCTCCGTTGCGGCCAATGATGCCCACTGCCTCGCCTTGTTTGATGTCAAAGGAG is a genomic window containing:
- a CDS encoding ABC transporter ATP-binding protein, which codes for MSDIAISVKELGKKYLIRHQRETHRYKTVREALAGKLTSLFHDKDSIAPAIREEFWALKEVSFDIKQGEAVGIIGRNGAGKSTLLKLLSRITEPSTGSIDLHGRVASLLEVGTGFHQELTGRENIYLNGSILGMSRMEVRSKFDEIVAFAEVEKFLDTPVKRYSSGMYMRLAFAVAAHLEPEILIVDEVLAVGDAAFQKRCLGKMGQVTSSGRTVLFVSHQINAIEQLCSRVIQLDSGRIKADSRDIREVTQNYLFGGTDAETKGVASWKPANTSTSNPYFSPEEFYLGNRNGDLLTMPVSNESEIWIYLKARVENPDPSLTIGCAIYAESGELLFWSYQTDTDSENWPSLSKGENILKTRMPSHFLNEGIYRIELIGGLHHREWLFPPGNSPAISLNIQGGLSSSPLWTAKRPGLLAPILPWTI